A segment of the Phoenix dactylifera cultivar Barhee BC4 unplaced genomic scaffold, palm_55x_up_171113_PBpolish2nd_filt_p 000256F, whole genome shotgun sequence genome:
CAGCGCTGTGgttgtttttgaaaaaaaattgacgtaccggttcgcaccggtacgatgccggtaccggccggtacggaccacGTACTGGTCGGCTCTCCTAAAAAACCATctggtaccggattccacgtggatccggtaccggtttagggccggaccggtacgtaccggcccgtaccggcagACCATGATTCTAACCCTTGCATATTTACACACATAAGAGTCCAGAAAGTGATGTAGTAAAGATGTTGAGCAGAGGATATAAACTAATTTGGGAGCAGATCCATAAGTGTTCTTTTGATATAGTTTTAGTTTGGATTATAGGAATTGATGAAGTAAAGATGTGTCCCAGCATGTAACCTAATTTTGAAGCAGACATAACAAATCTTTTAATATAGTTTTAGTTTGGAGCTACTTCATTGtgttgttttcttctttcttttgtttctggTCATTGTATTCTTTGTATATCAGGACATATATCATCCAATCTGTTTCCAACTATTTTAAGCAATTTACCATTTCCATTTGACAGGTCAAAAGTGGCTGGTGATTGATGTAAATGGGAATTTGTTCTGCTGCTAAATATAGTTGATTTGTGGTTTTGACTGCTTGATCTATTATGTCGAGCATATCTCAGATGTACCTCCCGATATCATCTCTACCATTCCATTGAGAGACCAAATAACCATGTTCTCTTTGCCTCCTAGCTCTGTACAATCTTTTGGGGAAATTTGTTCCATCTCTTGGCTTTAGGGTGTCTGAGATTATGACCTTTCAGGTCCTGCACATACCAGCCCTAAAGGTTAGACTTAGCCACAGGTATTATAGTTGCACGTCTGTTTCAAGATGCAAGGCTTCCTCAAACTTCCATGCAAACATGGGAATTCGAAGACCTATACATCTATCTGAAGGTATTAATTCTCGTCAGGTTGAGGTAATAGGTCCAATGCCATCTTATGCATTGAAAAGGGCAGATAAAAAATCTGTTATAAAATGTTCCGCTTCAGAGAACAACCAGACTGAGGTGCAAAAAATCCAATCAGCTAGTTGAACTCCCTCTCTTTCCACTTCATTTGGTTCTTTTCCCAGGCATAACTCATTGCTTCCAGATATTTGAATTCAGACACCGTATGATGATGCACACTCTTCTCCAAAGTGATCTCAGATTCGGGGTAATCTATTCAAATAACTCCAATGTTACTGTTGATGTTGGATGTGGGGTGGAGATAGTCAAGCTTGAAAGGCTCGTCGATGATCGGTACTATGTATTATGTAAAGGACAGGAGCGTTTccgaattataaattttataaggaCAAAACCTTATCTGGTTGCAGAAGTTCAGTGGTTGGAGGATCGGCCTTCCACAAATGGCCACCAAGACCTTAATTCTCTTGCGCTTGAGGTGGAGAGTTGTTTGAAGGATGTGATCCGGCTTTCTAAGAAGCTGAATAGGAAGCCAGAATTAGAAACCAAGGATCTGCCCAGGAATCTTTTCCCAACTCCATTCTCGTTCTTTGTTGGGAGCAACTTTGTAAATGTTCCAAGAGAGCAACAGGCATTGCTGGAACTGGAGGACACAGCGTTGCggctgaagagagagaaagaaacctTGAGGAATACGCTCAACTACTTAGCTgctgtatgtgcagtcaaagaTGCATTTCAGTTCTCCTCATTCAATGAGAATTAGTAGAAATGCTAGTGCATCAGAGACTGCAAAGCTGAATAAGATCTGTCATTGATTGCTGCACTTGTAAATAGATGATCTCTATGTTTACCCCCTCTCAATCCTCTTTCTGGAGTGAAGCCTGCACTTGTAAATTGGCTTTTACAATCTCGGATCTGTATATTTTTGCTTGAAGTCCTTTAATGTGCTCTGTTATGGTTGTCTCAAAATAAAGGTATCTTAGATTGAAATCTATTGCTAAGGTGTTGTGCTGATTTCCTACACTAACTGTGAGCAAATGTTTGCATATCTTGAACTACTTTCAGAAATTAATTGAAGCCTGAGCAAATACCAGTCTGCTTCTATGGTGCACTTTTAGGCACATGCTTGTTATCTGAGTTCATGATGCGTGTGATGGTGATGGTAGTTTGTGAAATTGGATACTTAATGTTTGTTGAGCTAATACTTTCATTGAAAATAGATGAGATATGGATCAGATATTGGTATATTCAAATTgatatctaaatttttttaataaatattgataCAGATATTAAATAGATATTAAGATTGGTGttcataattattttttgaacAGATTTGATTGCGAATCGGATATTAAgcatattaatatttatttttaaatgaaaATAAGTACTAGTTGGATATAAGTTGGATATAAAATAGATGTTGAGTggaatttaataaagaaaattaaataaatgacAATCTTAAAGAATGGGTATGAAATTTACTAGCAAGATTACAAGCGATGGACTGTAACTAGGTAATAGTTTAAGAAGTAGTTATTAAACTTATGTAGAGATCGATTTGACAAGAGCCTAGAACACTGATCCAACATGATTTatactaaaaatatattaagaattactaatttatttaaatgaaatataatataaagtactaatttttttttatatcaaataTGATCATTACTTTTAATTGTAGCACGAATAAAAGGAATCATAAACCATGTATTTTAGagataatttaaaatattatatatgaaTATAGGAATACGTTGAAATTATTGATATCTttaaatactaaaaaaaatactttcaaaatattaaaaaaataaaatgaagtttttcatttttttaaacgatttatgaatttcatgaattattaaaatattaaatactgtaatatatttgaaatgattgaatatgtacAATAAATCATACATAGAAGATATCAATGTTGTCATAGTGGTTGAGTGGTTAGCGACAAGACCTCATTGGActgcataaaagaatttttgCTCCTGATATTTGGATCATATCGGATACAAAGACTTTTATCTCCAAACCAGATACAGAAATGAATTCGGTCAAATAATATCTGACGGATTTTCGACCTTGCTCTTTTTATGTAGCAGTGAAGTTCTAGCTCTAAGATAGTAATCTCTTGAGCACTAATTTGGGTAGCTTCAGGTGAAATAAAGGCTAAATGTAAAATATTACTGGTTAGTCAAGGAAATATCCATGGGAAACTCTCAAGAGAAATATTACCAGCTAGCCTTGATGAGGTGAACCCCAACAAATGGCCTCAATCAAGGCTACAAGCATAAAGATTTGagccttaaaagaaagaaagaattttacaaagaaattgatGCTTCTATTTTCGTTAAACAAGAAATACACTACAAACAGAGTTTATAATTgaggttagggtttagggtttagagaTTTGAGATTAGGGTTTATGGATTTGGGGTTTAAGGTTAGTGATTAGGGATTAGATTTAGAGTTTTGGAGATTAGGATTTAGGGTGTTAGGTGCGGGAGATTGTCATAATCCAACATAGCTATGGAATAGGGATTAGGGTATAGGATCTATGATACAGGTTTTAGGGTTTTAATGTTTAGGTTAAGGGATTAGGGTTTTAGGCTTTAGGCTTTCGGCTTTAGGGatcagggtttagggtttaagggtttaggatttagggttagggttttagggttggGGTTTGGGTTTAGGCTTTAAAGGTTTAggatttaagatttttttttttggtaaagtaGGATTTAAGATTTAGGTTTAGAGTTTAGGGTTACTTTTGGGTACATAAGAATATGTCAATTCGATTCCTTTTAATAAACAAATCTCATAATCCCAACTTCAAATATGGGAATTCAAATGGATTGAATAGGAAAATAATACTCCAATTGTGTAAGACGTAGCAGTAAATAAAGAAGAGGCACAGTGGAGGGTAGCAAAGGAGAGGCAGGAGTGCTAATGAGATCGACAACAACAAGCACAAGTAAGGTGACGATAATAAGGGATTCCGCGAGCTTCATTTTGTAGGTTGCCGAGGACATGGTAGTGTGATGGGATTGAGGTTCGGCAATTATCCCTCCCTACAAGAGGTCGTGGGAGAAAGATCCCTCCATGATCTATGAGAAGGGAGGCAAAATCTGCCACAACAGGGCAGCGGTCaaattcttttctctctttttctatcCTTTCTTGCATTGTTGTGGTAGGTGATCGAGCATGTATCTCAACAAAGTGCTGTGGGTGGAGCATAAAATAGTGGTAATCATGGCGGATATGGAAGGGTAGTGCATTGAGTTTCTAGAGCTACAATGATGGTGCAACAAAGATATTACAGTAGTGATAGTGGATCAAAGTTTGCTCTAATACCAAACTTGACGCATGATAGATTTTGGTGAAACCACTTACAAGCAGAGAGGCTCTGACCCAgattgaaggagaagagaaaagtCCTCAATATTCTATACTGCAAACTATGATCTCAATTAATATAGTaacgagttcatataaagaaacCAAAATTCTAATAAGAGCCAAAAcagaaataaaatattgaaattctCATAAAATTTTAATCCTGAAAttcatattaaaataaaaatcccATAAttctcaataaaataaaattttatattttttatatttgatcAAAACAGAAGCAAATCTAGAATTTTTATTAGATGATCCTCCGTCAAATAGATTGAGGTTGCTACGTCGGACTGTTGAACTTCAAAGCTTTTGACGAGGGTCAAATTgtgagaagaagagcttgagtTTCTACACTGGGCTTTAATTTCGGCCACCCAATGTAATGCAGCCTTCTCTTTCCTCTTCGGTTTTACGTCATCCTTCAACAAATTTGCGCACTCCACAAGCGATAGATTCAGAATCGTACTTCAATCAATATTGgccaaatctttagagcattGTGCATGAGGCATAATCCCATCAGCTACTTCAAATTAATAATTGCCAGGTCACCCTTTATACTTTCTTGATTCTCTGAGAAGATAGATATTCTTAAACGGCTAAACCTCCTAACATCAAATACCTATTCCGCCTTGGCCATAAATAAAAACAAGGCACCGAAGCAATTTTCTCTAGATGATATCACAGTATTGGGACCACCAGATAAATGActccttcaagattttgtgaaacTAAAACAAGCACACCACAACATTTCTCAAAAAAGATAACAGGAAAAGCACACCACAACGAATTGTTGATACCAACCCTTTTCTGAAGAGATACGATAGTAACTCTTTCTTATCTCATGTGTAACAGGACAATGATTTGCAGACTCAAGAATAAACGAGGAAAAAGACAGCTGCTGCATTTGCAAACACCACTGTCACATGTCGCTGTTAAAATCATTGATGATGGTGCGAACGGCCAATGGAATCCTCACCAAATGAATGCCATCATCCCATGTCAGACTACCGAAAGAGTATCTGCCTTGCAGTTTAAGTCGTGGCTGAAATGTTACCTGGAATTTCAACTTCTTGATAGTAGAATCAAACAATAAGATTGATGGCTTGACATGCACACTTACTCCTGGAGGAGTCTCGACATGAGCAGCATACGCAGACATGACTGGACCAACATGGTAACTGTTCTTGAGGCTGTTACCGTCTTTTTAAGTTCAGGAATAGATATGGATGGGAGATTGAGGTCCTTCTGTGACTTAGAAGCATTGTGGCAGATAGTATTATGCTGAGTCATAGAGCTTATAACCGAGTTATTGTAACCCATGGAACAAAGGAAGCGCACATAATCAGATATTTCCATGTCATATATAAGACCAGGATCCATGGCCTTGTTTGGGTGACATGACCACCTCCATAGTCAAAAAGATTAGCCTGCTTGTGAGGAGCTCCCTCAGCTACTATACCAAGTCCATATTCATCATTTACAGAAGCTGACAGAGAAATCAaggcatttttgaaataagtgaaGTGATACTAGGTGGAAGTAGTAGAAGTGGTCAGTTTTACCTGTTGTGATCAGTGCAGATTTTATTGCTGCCGGGCTCCAGTTAGGATGGACAGATTTGAGAAGGGCTGCTACTCCTGATATATGAGGACAGGACATGGAGGTTCCTGATTCGATCTTGAAGTTAAGTGGACTCAAATTGGATGATAGAGGGGACGCTGGTGACCATGAGGCTAAGATGTTCACACCAGGTGCAGCAATGTCAGGCTGCACAAAAAGCATTAGAATTTTATGGTGGAAAAATGACCAGAACATTGAACATAAAAGCATGCAGTTGTTAGAATAGAATCGCAGTGCAGAAATAATTTAACATGGCAAGTATTCTTAGATAATAAAGATGATTAACTGAATAGGAAGAGTGGCACCTTCAAAACAAAAGGAGATAAAGAACTGGGGCCTCGAGAGGAGAAGTATGCCACTTCAGGGGCAATTACTGTCCaagcatggtatgctgtaccgatcggtacaggtcggtaccgggtgtaccgtacccgtaccgatggatACCAGTATCGGTACGCCAGTGTCGGTACGCCTGACGTAcgcgtaccgtaccgtaccgacattcggtacgcttatgctagtgcggcaccggtacggggttcggtaccggtacggcggaccttggtcccAAGCAACGTCTTTGTAGGGCCAAACTTAACAACTGGACTCCTGTGATAGAAGCAGTTAATAGACATTACTTAAATTGCCAACCACATAGGAAAACAAACCTAAAAAAACCAGGAAATACCTTGTGCCGCCCATGTATGTTAGGATAGAAGTTCCAGTTTCAAAATCAACTTGGATGCAAGGAAAACTAGATCCAGAAGTGATATCCTTTGTCAAGAACTGAGCAAAAATGAGACCGACACCATGAGCTCTTCTTACAGTTTCTGCAGCGACAAAAGGAGACCTTTGTCCCTGTGTTTGAAACAGATTACGACATTTCCTCTTGCTAAAGTATTGTTTAGTGTTCCTGCATCACAACCTCTGAAAAAGACATCATCATAACtagaaattaaatttttcatCACAAGTCATGAGATACTTAATCATAAGCGCAAATACCCTACCTTGTATCAGCATCCCCTGCATCATTGGCAGCAATATCTTCAGCATAAACTAATCGATAAAATCTATCAACATGCTTTCCAAGGTACAGAGCTTGACCCTGGATTTTAATAGTATCCATATAAAAACGAGCAAAAATGTCTCCAATTGATGGTGTAAAAGATATCAGATAAGCATCATCttacattttttctttattagcaacAGTATAACAAATGAAAATTGCCTCTTTTTATCTTGAAATATCACCAAAAGGACATGCAGCAATGATATGCAATATACATTAGAGTCTATTCTTGCCTTGGTTTTTAACCTGGCAGTCAACATTGAGAGCAAACAAATTTCCACTAAAATACTCAGCTTAGTTTCCAGCTGGATCATCAGGAACTGATAACTTTTAGTCGATAATGATATTGCTGGCATGCCACCATCCAAAGTGACATGATTCAAACTGTCTCAAGAGTTTTGGGTTAAGTGCTTTTAAATTGAAAGagagagatgaaagaaaaaacatGAGTGAAAGAGTTTTCACAGGTGTCTTGTAATGTTAGGAAACTTCATGTGGAAGTGTTTGAGAGAATGCTATATTGACCAGAGTATTAAGCCCAATTTATGCCATTAAAAGCACAAATTAAATTTAGGAGGAACCCAATATAATGAGTATAAACCACTTGTATAATGCGAAATGATTTGGGAGATTACAACTCTAATCAGAAGCACCGAAGTTTCATGATATCTCGAGTATAATTTTGCCATTGGATGGCCCACTTTTCAGTAACTTACATTATACAGTGATAGTAAAATCTAAATTAAGTTATGCTACCTGATTCCAACCCATTTTCACCCTACTCAACTTCCTTTCATGCCTCAatgctttattttctatttttgcctAAACCAACCATCTATTTCAGATTTCTTCTTTGGTTTCTTGGAAGGGACCCACATTTTTAAACAAAAGTGTGCAAAAATAACAGTCCCATGAGAAATTAGATTAATTCATATCAAAAAACATCATTGCAATTTTCTGGcatgacatatatatatatacaaatatttatatatagataaagagagagagagctagaCTTGGCTCCACTCGAGTGGACCTCCACTTAGATCCAAATATTGGACAATGGGGGTTCCATATTGATGATCCAAACTGTTAGATGTAATCTACCACCTCTAAATAGTTTACATATAaaaatcatgtgatttggaGTCCACTAACCTATGCATCAATGATCAAAgaatatataatttaataatatttagaCTATCCAATTTTTGACTACTTGATGCATAAGC
Coding sequences within it:
- the LOC113461622 gene encoding lon protease 2-like, with amino-acid sequence MMMHTLLQSDLRFGVIYSNNSNVTVDVGCGVEIVKLERLVDDRYYVLCKGQERFRIINFIRTKPYLVAEVQWLEDRPSTNGHQDLNSLALEVESCLKDVIRLSKKLNRKPELETKDLPRNLFPTPFSFFVGSNFVNVPREQQALLELEDTALRLKREKETLRNTLNYLAAVCAVKDAFQFSSFNEN